A window from Chitinophaga filiformis encodes these proteins:
- a CDS encoding NmrA family NAD(P)-binding protein, with the protein MKILVAGATGNLGSRIIRELLKRGTDIRVLIRPNTALKKIAALKHHDIGIIQTDMTNIHEMTLACKGVDCVISALQGLHDVIVDVQTILLAAAVNAGVPRFIPSDFAADFTKLPPGENRNFDLRREFHERLNRAPIAATSILNGAFAELLCNHTPLLDLQNNTVGYWEDPDWRLDFTTMDNAAAYTAAVALDTAAPRILRIAGFQVSPKELAATAGTVKEREFKLVKMGSLAELAAYNQQERAAHPEGENELYPHWQQSQYIQSMFSVQLAPLDNHRYPDIAWTDASAFISKM; encoded by the coding sequence ATGAAGATCTTGGTAGCAGGCGCAACCGGTAATCTAGGTAGCAGGATCATCCGTGAGCTGCTCAAAAGAGGCACCGATATACGCGTTCTTATCAGACCCAATACAGCATTGAAAAAAATTGCTGCACTTAAGCATCATGATATCGGCATTATTCAGACGGATATGACGAATATCCATGAAATGACCCTGGCCTGTAAAGGAGTGGATTGTGTTATTTCTGCTTTACAGGGGCTGCATGATGTTATCGTGGATGTTCAGACCATTCTGCTTGCTGCTGCCGTCAATGCCGGCGTGCCGCGTTTCATTCCATCCGATTTTGCCGCAGATTTCACGAAACTACCTCCTGGTGAGAACCGGAATTTCGATCTGAGGCGTGAATTCCACGAACGCCTGAACAGAGCGCCCATTGCTGCAACATCTATTCTCAATGGCGCTTTTGCCGAATTATTGTGCAACCATACTCCCCTACTCGATCTGCAAAATAATACTGTTGGCTACTGGGAAGATCCTGACTGGCGTCTTGACTTTACTACTATGGATAATGCTGCCGCTTATACAGCGGCTGTAGCATTGGATACCGCTGCGCCGAGAATACTACGGATTGCCGGCTTTCAGGTGAGTCCGAAAGAGTTAGCCGCTACTGCCGGTACTGTGAAGGAGAGGGAATTTAAGCTGGTTAAAATGGGTAGTTTAGCTGAACTGGCAGCATACAATCAACAGGAACGGGCAGCACATCCTGAAGGTGAAAATGAGCTCTATCCTCACTGGCAACAAAGTCAATATATACAGAGTATGTTCAGCGTGCAACTTGCCCCGCTGGATAATCATCGTTATCCGGATATTGCGTGGACGGATGCGTCAGCGTTCATTTCGAAGATGTGA
- a CDS encoding ribonucleoside-diphosphate reductase small subunit gives MNLENELLLKENKDRFVLLPINYPKVWEKYKQHEASFWTAEEIDLSADMKDWNNLNDGERHFITHVLAFFAASDGIVNENLAVNFMSEVQLPEARCFYGFQIMMENIHSETYALLIDTYVKDPVEKDRLFHAIETVPAVKRKAEWALRWIENGNFAERLVAFAAVEGIFFSGSFCSIFWLKKRGLMPGLTFSNELISRDEGLHCEFACLLYSMLENKLPQEQVHTIIRDAVSIEKEFITEALPVALIGMNSKLMSEYIEFVADRWLSELGYAKIYNTANPFDFMEMISLQGKTNFFEKRVGDYQKAGVMSGKDTQTFSLDEDF, from the coding sequence ATGAATTTAGAGAATGAACTGCTTTTAAAGGAAAACAAAGACAGATTTGTACTGCTGCCTATCAACTATCCGAAGGTATGGGAGAAGTACAAGCAACATGAGGCAAGTTTCTGGACAGCAGAGGAGATCGACCTGAGTGCAGATATGAAGGACTGGAATAACCTCAACGATGGTGAACGTCATTTTATTACACACGTATTAGCTTTTTTCGCAGCAAGTGATGGTATTGTGAATGAGAACCTTGCTGTTAACTTCATGAGTGAGGTACAGTTGCCTGAAGCTCGTTGCTTCTATGGTTTCCAGATCATGATGGAAAATATCCACTCAGAAACATATGCATTATTAATAGATACTTATGTAAAGGATCCGGTAGAAAAGGACCGCCTGTTCCATGCCATTGAAACGGTACCTGCTGTAAAGAGAAAAGCAGAGTGGGCATTGCGCTGGATCGAGAATGGCAACTTTGCTGAACGCCTGGTAGCATTTGCAGCTGTGGAAGGTATCTTCTTCAGTGGCAGTTTCTGCTCCATCTTCTGGCTGAAGAAAAGGGGATTAATGCCGGGACTTACTTTCTCCAATGAGCTGATCAGCCGTGATGAAGGATTGCACTGTGAGTTTGCCTGCCTGCTGTATAGCATGCTCGAAAATAAACTGCCACAGGAGCAGGTACATACCATCATCCGTGATGCAGTTTCCATCGAAAAAGAATTCATTACAGAAGCATTACCGGTAGCGCTGATCGGCATGAACAGCAAACTGATGTCTGAATACATCGAGTTTGTTGCTGACCGCTGGTTAAGTGAACTGGGATATGCTAAAATATATAACACGGCAAATCCGTTTGACTTTATGGAAATGATCTCCCTGCAGGGTAAAACCAACTTCTTTGAAAAGAGAGTGGGCGATTACCAGAAAGCAGGTGTAATGTCCGGCAAGGATACACAGACATTCAGCCTGGACGAAGATTTCTAA
- a CDS encoding TrmH family RNA methyltransferase, whose product MTPERRERLLSVLNKRQAGLTVVLENVQDPHNISAVMRTCDAVGIQEIYVLNNKIPRHKKWGAKSSSSAAKWLTIHQFSDTAECVAALRQKYDKVFTTHLAADAVSLYEIDFTGSVALVFGNEHEGVSDEIRAQADGNFIIPQVGIIKSLNISVACAVSIYEALRQRTIAGCYDKRNLPDGQFEELLEKWGFEEEE is encoded by the coding sequence ATGACGCCGGAACGTAGGGAAAGGTTACTATCCGTATTAAATAAAAGACAGGCCGGGTTGACCGTTGTGCTGGAAAATGTACAGGATCCGCACAATATTTCAGCTGTAATGCGTACCTGTGACGCCGTAGGTATCCAGGAGATCTATGTGCTGAACAACAAAATTCCCCGGCATAAGAAATGGGGAGCCAAAAGCTCTTCCAGCGCTGCCAAATGGCTCACTATTCACCAGTTTTCCGACACGGCGGAATGCGTGGCTGCACTCCGGCAAAAATATGATAAGGTCTTTACCACCCATCTTGCTGCAGATGCCGTTAGCCTGTACGAGATTGACTTTACCGGTTCTGTAGCCCTGGTATTCGGGAATGAACATGAGGGGGTGAGCGATGAGATCCGTGCACAGGCAGATGGGAATTTTATTATTCCGCAGGTAGGGATCATTAAGTCGCTGAATATATCCGTAGCGTGTGCAGTGAGTATTTATGAGGCATTAAGGCAAAGAACGATTGCAGGTTGTTACGACAAACGGAATCTGCCTGATGGACAGTTTGAGGAGTTGCTGGAGAAATGGGGATTTGAAGAAGAAGAGTAG
- a CDS encoding Fic family protein has product MTSSVEKVMLLTEQLHQLLPMKNEYQQRLDKKFRLEFNYNSNHMEGNTLTYGETELLLIFDRTTGNHELREYEEMKGHDVAYELIKELAADHERSLNETAIKNLHSLLLVRPFWKEAVTPDGQYTRREIKVGNYKEYPNSVRLPNGEIFHYASPEETPIKMGELMTWLREEEEKNELHPVVLAAMLHYNFVHIHPFDDGNGRLSRLLMNYVLFRHHLPPVVIKSANKKEYLRVLSEADSGNLAPLIEYVAQQLIWSLNLSINAAKGQSISENDDLQKQIDIWRKHLKNKKAETANRDNVDINQLYANSIGQLFLLFKYQHEQFNDLFWKTQETPIINRTLFNETAYNTISGFPAFILEFEANHDKDVIHSLSLQYSLIDFKHNVGSSFSIESLINVQFEKYEYIIGYKALMLATKKYSEVITKDEMDAIVKICIQHIFEEMQEKSGVGI; this is encoded by the coding sequence ATGACATCCAGCGTTGAAAAAGTAATGTTGCTCACAGAACAGCTACACCAACTCCTTCCCATGAAAAATGAATACCAGCAAAGGCTGGACAAAAAGTTCAGACTGGAATTCAACTACAACTCCAATCATATGGAAGGGAACACGCTTACATACGGTGAAACTGAATTATTACTGATCTTCGACAGAACAACAGGCAATCATGAATTAAGAGAATATGAGGAAATGAAAGGTCATGATGTAGCTTATGAGCTAATAAAAGAATTAGCCGCTGATCATGAAAGATCACTTAATGAGACTGCCATTAAAAATCTGCACTCACTATTATTAGTGCGCCCATTCTGGAAAGAGGCTGTTACACCCGATGGCCAGTATACCAGGCGGGAGATCAAAGTAGGGAACTACAAGGAATATCCTAATTCTGTGCGCTTACCAAATGGAGAGATCTTCCATTATGCATCGCCCGAAGAGACACCCATAAAGATGGGAGAATTAATGACATGGTTACGGGAAGAAGAGGAAAAGAACGAGCTACATCCTGTTGTATTAGCGGCGATGTTGCATTATAACTTCGTGCACATTCATCCTTTTGATGATGGTAATGGAAGGTTGTCGAGATTGTTGATGAATTATGTTTTGTTCAGGCATCATCTGCCGCCAGTGGTGATTAAGTCTGCGAACAAAAAAGAGTATTTACGCGTGCTTAGTGAAGCAGATAGCGGGAATCTGGCGCCTCTTATAGAATATGTTGCGCAGCAGTTAATCTGGAGTCTCAATTTGAGTATAAATGCGGCGAAAGGACAATCAATATCAGAAAATGATGACCTGCAAAAGCAAATTGACATCTGGAGAAAACATTTGAAAAATAAGAAGGCTGAAACTGCCAATCGTGATAATGTTGACATCAATCAGTTATACGCAAATTCAATAGGACAACTATTTCTGCTATTTAAATATCAGCATGAACAGTTTAATGATCTCTTTTGGAAAACACAGGAAACACCTATCATCAACAGGACCTTATTCAATGAAACAGCATATAACACTATATCCGGTTTTCCTGCTTTTATACTTGAGTTTGAGGCTAATCACGATAAAGATGTGATCCACAGTCTTTCCCTTCAATATTCCCTTATTGATTTCAAGCACAATGTTGGTAGTTCATTTTCGATAGAGTCTTTAATCAATGTGCAATTTGAAAAATATGAATACATCATTGGCTACAAAGCCCTGATGCTTGCTACCAAGAAATATTCAGAGGTTATAACCAAAGATGAGATGGATGCAATTGTAAAGATTTGCATTCAGCACATCTTTGAGGAAATGCAGGAAAAAAGTGGCGTTGGGATTTAA
- a CDS encoding AsmA-like C-terminal region-containing protein, with translation MFKKILKIVGIFLLVLVIAAIAIPYFFKGKIMSLVKTELNKQLVADVDFKDVDISLIRHFPRLAVALEDLSVVNRAPFAGDTLFAVKKIDLALNLMSVIKGDKMDIYNVSVQEPRVHAIINKQGLVNWDIMKPDTAQATPADTASSKFALNLQKYSIEDATIRYDDQEGDMALLIEGLDHQGKGDFTQDLFTLQTNTQAEGITFRYGLIPYLLRTKTTMDADIQVDNKTSTYTFQKGKATLNNLELAFQGFFKLVNDSTYGMDLSMKAPSTQFKDILSLVPAIFMQDFDKIKTQGTAAFDGYVKGTYSSTQMPAFGLNLAVKDGFFQYPDLPKPVKNIQVKLSVKNPDGVPDHTVVDMPSAHVEMDNTPVDMRLLVKTPISDMYVDGAAKGKLDLSKVSQFVKLEDGTALSGLVDADISARGNMSAIEKQAYDKFYAAGSILVSNLLYRSKDYPDGVKVNTLSMQFNPKNVTVSKFDGQYLGTNFQANGEVNNMLAYVLKNQPLDGKLAVKADEVNLDKWMGTTETTAAATPADTASAPFAVPANLNFALQAQVDKVHYDKLDMSNLSGNLLLKDETVSMQQIKANALQGNMEVNGSYSTKNSKTNPDINMSYNVQNVDVQQAFNAFNTVQALMPVAKFLSGKINSQLELSGKLGQNMMPLLSSLTGDGNLLVLEGALQKFAPVEQLANTLNVSQLKNLSLKDIKTYFAFENGRVKVNPFKVNVSNISMLVGGSHGFDQSLDYTLQMTLPRSVIGKQGDALITGLASKASSKGIPVNISDSVHLNVLLGGNIMKPTYKTDLQETASGTLNNLKDQASTLVKNKVDTVKTALKDTLTSVKNNAIAGVKNEITKQLTGKKDSTDTKSAPLQDAGKQAGQAVKNTIGNLFNKKKTN, from the coding sequence ATGTTCAAAAAAATCCTCAAAATCGTAGGAATCTTCTTGCTGGTATTGGTTATAGCAGCAATTGCCATCCCTTACTTCTTCAAAGGTAAGATCATGTCTCTCGTTAAAACGGAGCTGAACAAGCAGCTTGTTGCAGACGTTGACTTTAAAGACGTGGATATCAGCCTGATAAGACATTTCCCCAGACTAGCCGTAGCATTGGAAGACCTGAGCGTTGTGAACCGCGCTCCTTTCGCCGGCGATACACTGTTTGCAGTAAAGAAAATCGATCTTGCGCTGAACCTCATGAGCGTTATCAAGGGCGACAAAATGGATATTTACAACGTAAGCGTTCAGGAACCAAGAGTACACGCAATTATCAATAAACAGGGACTTGTGAATTGGGACATCATGAAGCCGGATACCGCACAGGCAACTCCGGCCGATACTGCCTCCTCCAAATTCGCCCTGAACCTCCAGAAATATAGTATTGAAGATGCCACCATCCGTTATGACGACCAGGAAGGTGATATGGCATTACTCATAGAAGGACTTGATCACCAGGGAAAAGGAGACTTCACACAGGATCTTTTCACCCTGCAGACCAATACCCAGGCTGAAGGCATTACCTTCCGCTATGGGCTCATCCCCTATCTGCTGCGTACCAAAACAACAATGGACGCTGATATACAGGTAGATAACAAAACCAGCACCTACACCTTCCAGAAAGGAAAGGCTACGCTGAATAACCTGGAACTGGCTTTCCAGGGTTTCTTTAAACTGGTGAATGACAGTACCTACGGCATGGACCTCTCCATGAAGGCGCCTTCTACCCAATTTAAAGACATCCTCTCTCTGGTGCCGGCTATTTTCATGCAGGATTTTGACAAGATCAAAACCCAGGGTACTGCTGCTTTCGACGGTTATGTAAAAGGCACCTACAGCAGCACCCAGATGCCTGCTTTTGGCCTGAACCTGGCTGTGAAGGATGGCTTCTTCCAATATCCTGATCTGCCTAAACCAGTAAAGAATATCCAGGTAAAATTGAGTGTGAAAAACCCCGATGGCGTACCTGATCATACTGTGGTAGATATGCCTTCCGCACACGTGGAAATGGACAATACCCCGGTGGATATGCGCCTGCTGGTAAAGACGCCTATCTCCGATATGTATGTGGATGGTGCAGCGAAAGGTAAACTAGACCTCTCAAAAGTATCACAGTTTGTGAAACTGGAAGATGGTACAGCCCTGAGTGGTCTTGTGGATGCAGACATCAGTGCAAGAGGAAATATGAGCGCTATCGAGAAACAGGCTTATGATAAATTCTATGCAGCAGGAAGCATCCTGGTGAGCAACCTGTTGTATCGTAGCAAGGATTATCCTGACGGCGTAAAGGTGAACACCCTTTCCATGCAGTTCAATCCGAAGAACGTAACAGTGTCTAAGTTTGATGGACAATACCTCGGTACAAATTTCCAGGCAAATGGTGAAGTGAACAATATGCTGGCCTATGTGCTGAAAAATCAGCCACTGGACGGTAAGCTCGCTGTTAAAGCTGATGAAGTGAACCTGGACAAATGGATGGGTACCACCGAAACCACTGCTGCAGCTACACCTGCTGATACCGCAAGTGCGCCTTTTGCTGTTCCGGCTAACCTGAACTTCGCTTTACAGGCGCAGGTGGATAAAGTACACTACGATAAACTGGATATGTCCAACCTTTCCGGTAATCTCTTATTGAAAGACGAAACCGTTTCCATGCAGCAGATCAAAGCGAACGCCCTGCAGGGTAACATGGAAGTAAACGGTAGCTACAGTACTAAAAACAGCAAAACCAACCCGGACATCAATATGTCCTATAATGTGCAGAACGTAGACGTACAGCAGGCGTTCAACGCCTTCAATACAGTACAGGCGCTCATGCCGGTAGCTAAATTCCTGAGTGGTAAGATCAATTCCCAGCTGGAACTTTCCGGTAAACTGGGACAGAATATGATGCCACTGTTAAGCAGCCTGACCGGTGATGGTAACCTGCTGGTACTGGAAGGTGCGCTGCAGAAATTTGCACCGGTAGAACAACTGGCCAATACGCTGAATGTGAGTCAGCTGAAAAACCTTTCACTGAAAGATATCAAGACTTATTTCGCATTCGAGAATGGCCGCGTAAAGGTAAATCCGTTCAAGGTGAATGTCAGCAATATCAGCATGCTTGTAGGCGGTTCCCATGGCTTCGATCAGTCACTGGACTATACCCTGCAGATGACCCTTCCCCGCAGTGTGATCGGCAAACAGGGAGACGCCCTGATCACCGGTCTGGCATCAAAAGCAAGCAGCAAAGGTATTCCTGTTAATATCAGCGACAGCGTTCACCTGAATGTATTGCTGGGTGGAAATATCATGAAGCCGACATACAAGACAGACCTGCAGGAAACTGCTTCAGGTACGCTGAACAACCTGAAAGATCAGGCCTCTACACTTGTAAAAAATAAGGTAGATACAGTGAAAACAGCGCTGAAAGACACCCTGACATCTGTAAAGAACAATGCTATCGCAGGTGTTAAGAATGAAATTACCAAGCAGCTGACCGGTAAGAAAGATAGTACGGATACTAAATCAGCGCCTTTACAGGATGCCGGCAAACAGGCAGGACAGGCTGTAAAGAATACAATCGGTAATCTGTTCAACAAGAAGAAAACCAACTAA
- a CDS encoding fatty acid desaturase — protein sequence MSFIENVLAVPSYGWKDSKGLLVKPTVKQLLAEFFHRTNITASRKNWLPFFSWLCTLSLAPFLFIFIVMLVQDFNIWYLVAAFVYGMIFMGTHGTIWYHRYGTHQAYQFSNKFWRFITSNLVFKMIPEEIYIVSHHVHHALSDEPGDPYNAEAGFFYCFLADVNHQPIAKDLSEEDYNKAAALMRHTGVRTNSYASYLKWGSIAHPLTTVLSTFANWAFWIAVFYAIGGLYLTVALLAGTFIWAVGVRTFNYEGHAKGEDKQVPGVDYNTKDRSINQWWPGIVAGEWHNNHHLYPASARSGFLTGQIDLAWYYIRTLKFIGGISSFRDAKKQFMETYRKPYLEEIKQAKLVVTAPRR from the coding sequence ATGTCATTTATCGAGAATGTATTGGCTGTTCCCAGTTACGGCTGGAAAGACAGCAAAGGTCTACTTGTAAAGCCAACTGTTAAACAACTACTCGCTGAGTTTTTCCACAGAACTAACATTACAGCTTCACGTAAGAACTGGCTACCGTTTTTCTCCTGGTTGTGCACATTGAGCCTGGCTCCGTTCCTTTTCATTTTCATAGTGATGTTGGTACAGGATTTTAATATCTGGTATCTGGTGGCAGCGTTTGTCTATGGGATGATCTTCATGGGGACACATGGCACTATCTGGTATCACCGTTATGGTACACACCAGGCCTACCAGTTCAGTAATAAGTTCTGGCGATTTATCACCAGCAACCTGGTATTTAAGATGATACCGGAAGAAATTTACATTGTATCGCACCACGTACACCATGCGTTATCAGATGAACCGGGCGATCCTTATAACGCGGAAGCTGGTTTCTTCTATTGCTTTCTGGCAGATGTGAATCATCAACCCATAGCTAAAGACCTGAGTGAGGAAGATTATAATAAAGCAGCAGCATTGATGCGCCATACCGGAGTTAGAACAAACAGTTATGCAAGCTACCTTAAATGGGGTTCTATTGCACATCCTTTAACTACTGTTCTCAGCACATTTGCCAACTGGGCATTCTGGATCGCTGTTTTCTATGCTATCGGCGGGCTTTATCTGACCGTTGCCCTGTTGGCAGGCACCTTTATATGGGCTGTTGGTGTAAGGACTTTTAATTATGAAGGACATGCCAAGGGAGAGGACAAACAGGTACCCGGTGTTGACTATAATACGAAAGACAGGTCCATTAATCAATGGTGGCCGGGCATCGTTGCAGGAGAATGGCATAACAATCATCATCTTTATCCTGCAAGTGCCAGATCAGGCTTCTTAACCGGACAAATTGACCTTGCGTGGTATTATATCAGGACATTGAAATTTATAGGTGGTATAAGCTCTTTCCGTGATGCCAAAAAGCAGTTTATGGAAACTTACAGGAAACCTTATCTCGAAGAAATAAAACAGGCAAAGCTGGTTGTTACAGCGCCAAGGCGGTAG
- a CDS encoding ABC transporter ATP-binding protein, with protein sequence MASHVLSLRHIIKSYHDTVVLDIPGLELDYGVYWLLGGNGAGKTTSMKVMAGLIPFRGDILLDDVSCNKQPVQYRRLVNYAEAEPLYPGFVTGSDLVSLYVKTKGKGYKDIQEVIDLLGVASFIHQPVSSYSSGMLKKVSLLLAFTGRPKVILLDEPLITLDTQSLPLLYTLVDEFHRQYGVTFCITSHQPVTAGSIQLKVEGKNIVKV encoded by the coding sequence ATGGCATCTCATGTATTAAGTCTCCGCCATATTATAAAGTCTTATCATGATACAGTGGTGTTGGATATCCCCGGCCTTGAGTTAGATTACGGGGTATACTGGCTGTTGGGAGGCAACGGGGCCGGTAAAACAACCTCGATGAAGGTCATGGCCGGTTTGATCCCCTTCAGGGGCGACATCCTGCTGGACGATGTCAGTTGCAATAAACAACCTGTGCAATACCGCCGCCTGGTCAACTACGCAGAGGCTGAACCCCTGTACCCGGGTTTTGTGACCGGCAGCGACCTGGTGTCACTGTATGTGAAAACCAAGGGGAAAGGATATAAGGATATACAGGAAGTGATTGACCTGCTGGGTGTTGCCTCATTTATCCACCAACCTGTGAGCAGCTACTCCAGCGGTATGCTGAAAAAGGTGTCCCTGCTGCTGGCTTTTACCGGCCGGCCCAAGGTGATCTTACTGGATGAACCCCTGATTACACTTGATACACAGTCACTTCCACTGTTATATACATTGGTGGATGAATTCCACCGGCAATATGGCGTTACTTTTTGCATCACCTCTCATCAGCCGGTAACTGCCGGATCGATCCAGCTGAAAGTGGAAGGAAAAAATATTGTGAAGGTCTAA
- a CDS encoding ribonucleoside-diphosphate reductase subunit alpha, with amino-acid sequence MFVIKRDGHKEAVKFDKITARVEKLCYGLNAEYVDAIDVAKKVIQGLYDGVTTSELDNLAAETAASLTTKHPDYALLASRIAVSNLHKNTVKSFSKTMKTLYEYIDPKVGKPAPLIADDVYEIIKKNAEILDSSIIYDRDFAFDYFGFKTLERSYLLKVDGKVAERPQHMFMRVAVGIHKTDIDSAIKTYNLMSERWFTHATPTLFNAGTPKPQMSSCFLLTMQDDSIEGIYDTLKQTAKISQSAGGIGLSIHNIRATGSYISGTNGTSNGIIPMLRVFNDTARYVDQGGGKRKGAFAIYLEPWHADIFEFLDLRKNHGKEEMRARDLFYALWMPDLFMKRVEENGDWSLFCPHEAPGLHECWGEEFEKLYSKYEQEKRARRTVKAQDLWFAILDAQIETGTPYLLYKDSANRKSNQQNLGTIKSSNLCTEIIEYTDANEVAVCNLASLALPRFVIDGKFDHEKLYEVTYQAALNLNRIIDNNFYPVDEARNSNLRHRPIGLGVQGLADAFILMRYPFESEEAKKLNSEIFETIYFAALNASKDLAIQDGPYSSYEGSPASKGILQFDMWGVTPSPRWDWTALKAEIKKHGIRNSLLLAPMPTASTSQILGNNECFEPYTSNIYTRRVLSGEFVVVNKHLLKDLVELGLWDNDMKNKIITSNGSIQHIPEIPTQIKELYKTVWEIKQRTIIDMAADRGAFICQSQSLNLFVDTPSAAKLTSMHFYAWKKGLKTGMYYLRTQAAAQAVQFTVEKQGGQQMEPMVEKKAETKGAKAAVDSKLDEVEFVEGAVCTMEEGCVTCSA; translated from the coding sequence ATGTTTGTAATTAAGCGCGACGGCCACAAAGAAGCTGTTAAGTTTGATAAGATTACTGCTCGTGTTGAAAAGCTCTGTTATGGACTGAATGCGGAATACGTAGACGCCATAGATGTAGCTAAGAAAGTGATACAGGGTTTATATGATGGAGTAACTACCAGCGAGCTCGATAATCTGGCAGCAGAAACCGCGGCATCGCTTACTACCAAACATCCTGACTATGCCTTGCTTGCATCGCGTATTGCGGTGAGCAATCTCCATAAAAATACAGTGAAATCATTCTCCAAAACAATGAAGACACTGTATGAATACATCGATCCTAAAGTAGGTAAACCAGCGCCATTGATCGCCGACGATGTATATGAGATCATTAAAAAGAATGCTGAGATCCTGGATTCCAGCATCATCTATGACCGCGATTTTGCTTTCGATTATTTCGGTTTCAAAACACTGGAACGCTCTTATCTGCTGAAAGTAGATGGTAAAGTAGCAGAACGTCCGCAGCACATGTTCATGCGTGTGGCTGTTGGTATCCACAAAACAGATATCGACTCTGCTATCAAGACATACAACCTGATGAGTGAGCGTTGGTTCACACATGCTACTCCGACCCTCTTCAACGCTGGTACACCTAAACCACAGATGTCCAGCTGCTTCCTGCTCACCATGCAGGACGACAGCATTGAGGGTATCTACGATACATTGAAACAAACTGCGAAGATCTCCCAGAGCGCTGGTGGTATTGGTCTGAGCATTCATAATATCCGTGCTACAGGGTCTTACATCAGTGGCACCAACGGTACCTCCAATGGTATCATTCCCATGCTGCGCGTATTCAACGATACCGCACGCTATGTAGACCAGGGCGGTGGTAAACGTAAAGGCGCTTTCGCGATCTACCTCGAGCCATGGCATGCTGACATCTTTGAATTCCTCGACCTGCGTAAAAACCACGGTAAGGAAGAAATGCGTGCAAGAGACCTCTTCTACGCGCTGTGGATGCCAGATCTGTTCATGAAACGTGTAGAAGAAAATGGCGACTGGAGCCTGTTCTGTCCTCATGAAGCACCCGGACTGCATGAGTGCTGGGGTGAGGAGTTCGAAAAACTCTACTCAAAATATGAGCAGGAAAAACGTGCACGCAGAACCGTAAAGGCACAGGACCTGTGGTTTGCTATACTCGATGCTCAGATCGAAACCGGTACTCCTTACCTGTTGTATAAAGATTCTGCCAACCGCAAATCCAATCAGCAGAACCTGGGTACTATCAAGAGCTCCAACCTGTGTACAGAGATCATTGAATATACCGATGCAAATGAAGTTGCAGTATGTAACCTCGCTTCACTGGCACTGCCACGTTTCGTGATAGATGGTAAATTCGATCATGAGAAATTGTATGAAGTAACTTATCAGGCTGCGCTCAACCTGAACCGCATCATCGATAACAACTTCTACCCTGTTGACGAGGCACGTAACAGTAACCTGCGTCACCGTCCTATCGGTCTGGGCGTACAGGGTCTGGCTGATGCCTTCATCCTGATGCGTTATCCGTTCGAAAGCGAAGAAGCGAAGAAACTGAACAGTGAGATCTTTGAAACCATCTACTTTGCTGCATTAAATGCATCCAAAGACCTGGCTATACAAGACGGTCCTTATTCCAGCTACGAGGGTTCACCTGCATCCAAAGGTATACTGCAGTTTGATATGTGGGGTGTAACACCATCTCCACGTTGGGACTGGACAGCGCTGAAAGCTGAGATCAAGAAACACGGTATCCGCAACTCCCTGTTGCTGGCGCCAATGCCTACAGCGTCTACATCACAGATCCTGGGTAACAACGAATGTTTCGAGCCTTACACTTCCAACATCTACACCCGTCGCGTATTGAGCGGTGAGTTCGTAGTGGTAAATAAACACCTGCTGAAAGACCTGGTAGAACTGGGACTGTGGGATAATGATATGAAGAACAAGATCATTACTTCCAACGGATCTATTCAGCATATTCCTGAAATTCCAACGCAGATCAAAGAACTGTACAAAACAGTATGGGAGATCAAACAGCGTACTATCATCGACATGGCGGCAGACCGTGGTGCATTCATCTGCCAGTCCCAGTCACTGAACCTGTTCGTTGACACGCCATCTGCAGCCAAGCTGACCTCTATGCACTTCTACGCATGGAAGAAAGGTCTGAAAACAGGTATGTACTACCTGCGTACACAGGCAGCTGCACAGGCGGTACAGTTCACCGTTGAAAAACAAGGCGGTCAGCAGATGGAACCAATGGTTGAAAAGAAAGCAGAAACAAAAGGTGCGAAAGCAGCCGTTGATTCCAAACTGGATGAGGTGGAATTTGTGGAAGGAGCAGTATGTACAATGGAAGAAGGTTGTGTAACCTGCAGTGCATGA